Proteins encoded together in one Planctopirus ephydatiae window:
- a CDS encoding NAD-dependent epimerase/dehydratase family protein, whose product MTNFPQVDVLIFGCGYVGLQVARQFVSAGLSCAAVTRSQEKAAILKSQSIEPVLAEITEAQSLAVLPAAKRILWAVGYDRNSTASKREVYVDGLRNALIATAPAAESVVSISSTSVWGFDDGRWVDELTPVAPSTEGGEICATAEEVVRTLCPAGKFTILRLAGIYGPGRLLAKVEALKHQQPIAGSGEAWLNLIHQADAAALAYRLLCEGGPEVMVGVDREPVRRIDYYSELARRIGSAPPVFDEASLPKRGSGGLNKRVRSQFSDQYEFRYESYHSGLAQAVELPPSQ is encoded by the coding sequence ATGACGAATTTCCCTCAGGTTGACGTGTTGATTTTTGGCTGTGGCTATGTGGGATTGCAGGTTGCTCGCCAGTTTGTCTCAGCCGGGCTTAGCTGTGCTGCGGTGACACGCAGCCAGGAAAAGGCGGCGATTTTGAAAAGCCAATCGATCGAACCGGTTCTGGCGGAAATCACTGAAGCCCAATCACTCGCAGTGCTTCCTGCAGCTAAACGTATCCTCTGGGCCGTTGGTTATGATCGCAATTCCACCGCCAGTAAGCGTGAGGTCTACGTCGATGGCTTGCGAAATGCACTGATCGCGACGGCTCCTGCCGCTGAGTCTGTCGTATCCATTTCCAGTACCAGTGTCTGGGGGTTTGACGATGGACGCTGGGTCGATGAACTGACGCCAGTCGCACCATCAACTGAAGGTGGCGAAATCTGTGCGACAGCCGAAGAGGTTGTGAGAACTCTCTGCCCTGCTGGCAAGTTTACCATTCTGCGATTAGCGGGAATTTACGGCCCCGGGCGTTTGCTGGCGAAAGTGGAGGCACTGAAACATCAGCAGCCGATTGCCGGTTCAGGAGAGGCATGGCTCAACCTCATCCATCAGGCCGATGCGGCTGCATTAGCCTATCGATTACTCTGTGAAGGAGGGCCAGAAGTTATGGTGGGGGTTGATCGAGAACCTGTTCGGCGGATTGACTATTACAGCGAACTGGCCCGCAGAATTGGATCGGCACCACCAGTATTCGATGAAGCCTCTCTACCGAAACGAGGCTCCGGCGGGCTCAATAAACGGGTTCGTTCTCAATTTTCCGATCAATACGAGTTTCGCTATGAAAGTTATCACTCAGGCCTAGCTCAAGCAGTGGAATTACCTCCATCTCAATGA